Proteins found in one Aethina tumida isolate Nest 87 chromosome 1, icAetTumi1.1, whole genome shotgun sequence genomic segment:
- the LOC109608859 gene encoding broad-complex core protein isoform X4, with amino-acid sequence MVDTQHFCLRWNNYQSSITSAFENLRDDEDFVDVTLACDGKSLKAHRVVLSACSPYFRELLKSTPCKHPVIVLQDVAWTDLHALVEFIYHGEVNVHQRSLSSFLKTAEVLRVSGLTQQADDRDQLAQVQSLVRSHQSTPTTNHHHPSFTEKLVEDALFTSPTSPPHGATVNQLLRRAAMHNRRERRMSLDPESEQKRVRSEHIIGNNNNNELNLSHTHPPQTQPADFSPSAMKNHALNALNALNLNSNIKNEVEGNGISSTERENSPCSPSPILHSRCKEEDAVKNEPMELLCSTNQDENSVDSSADAGGGGAAGNGPTNLPQGPHSGGSSAGDHDDHDSPMGPYLTPSESKLFATAAGGFNFSMAALAADPSSLGGLNQSLPTNDSLAGTSQAVKRSSLPLPMISSHRCDICGKLLSTKLTLKRHKEQQHLQPLNNAVCILCNKVFRTLNSLNNHRSIYHRRQK; translated from the exons ATGGTAGACACTCAACATTTCTGTCTGCGTTGGAACAACTATCAGAGCAGCATAACATCTGCGTTCGAGAATTTAAGGGACGATGAGGATTTCGTGGACGTCACGCTAGCCTGTGACGGCAAAAGTCTGAAGGCCCATCGAGTGGTCCTTTCCGCGTGCAGTCCGTACTTCCGTGAACTACTCAAG TCGACCCCCTGCAAACACCCTGTGATAGTGCTGCAAGATGTGGCGTGGACCGACCTGCACGCCCTGGTGGAGTTCATCTATCACGGCGAGGTGAACGTGCACCAACGCTCCCTGTCCTCCTTCCTCAAGACGGCGGAAGTGCTCCGCGTCAGCGGCCTCACGCAACAAGCGGACGACCGCGATCAA TTGGCCCAAGTACAAAGTCTGGTACGATCTCACCAATCTACACCCACGACCAACCACCACCATCCGAGCTTCACGGAGAAGTTGGTGGAAGATGCGCTCTTCACGTCTCCCACATCGCCGCCCCACGGCGCCACCGTCAACCAGCTGTTGAGACGTGCCGCCATGCACAACCGGAGAGAGAGACGGATGTCGCTCGATCCCGAGTCGGAACAGAAGAGAGTACGTTCGGAACACATCATAG gcaacaacaacaataatgaATTGAACTTGTCGCATACACACCCGCCTCAAACGCAACCGGCCGACTTTTCGCCGAGCGCCATGAAGAACCATGCATTGAACGCACTCAACGCACTCAATCTCAATTCGAATATCAAAAATGAGGTGGAAGGCAACGGCATCAGCAGCACGGAACGCGAGAACTCGCCCTGCTCACCCTCGCCCATCCTTCATTCTCG TTGCAAGGAAGAAGATGCCGTGAAGAACGAACCGATGGAGCTTCTCTGCAGCACCAATCAGGACGAGAACAGTGTGGATAGCAGCGCGGACGCCGGAGGCGGCGGTGCCGCCGGGAACGGTCCGACAAACCTGCCGCAGGGTCCGCATTCTGGAGGCAGCTCGGCTGGCGACCACGACGATCACGACAGCCCCATGGGGCCGTACCTCACGCCGTCGGAGAGCAAGCTATTCGCGACGGCGGCCGGCGGCTTCAATTTCAGCATGGCGGCACTGGCTGCCGACCCATCGAGTCTCGGAG GTCTAAATCAATCTCTGCCAACCAACGACAGCTTAGCCGGCACATCGCAAG CTGTCAAGAGGTCTAGCCTACCCCTACCTATGATCTCGAGCCACCGATGCGACATCTGCGGGAAGCTGCTCAGCACCAAACTGACCCTGAAAAGGCACAAGGAGCAGCAACACCTCCAGCCACTCAACAATGCCGTTTGCATATTATGCAACAAAGTGTTCCGCACTCTAAACTCGCTTAACAACCACCGGAGCATTTACCATCGCAGGCAAAAATGA
- the LOC109608859 gene encoding broad-complex core protein isoforms 1/2/3/4/5 isoform X2: protein MVDTQHFCLRWNNYQSSITSAFENLRDDEDFVDVTLACDGKSLKAHRVVLSACSPYFRELLKSTPCKHPVIVLQDVAWTDLHALVEFIYHGEVNVHQRSLSSFLKTAEVLRVSGLTQQADDRDQLAQVQSLVRSHQSTPTTNHHHPSFTEKLVEDALFTSPTSPPHGATVNQLLRRAAMHNRRERRMSLDPESEQKRVRSEHIIGNNNNNELNLSHTHPPQTQPADFSPSAMKNHALNALNALNLNSNIKNEVEGNGISSTERENSPCSPSPILHSRCKEEDAVKNEPMELLCSTNQDENSVDSSADAGGGGAAGNGPTNLPQGPHSGGSSAGDHDDHDSPMGPYLTPSESKLFATAAGGFNFSMAALAADPSSLGGLNQSLPTNDSLAGTSQGLEDFRCQPCNKSLSSLTRLKRHIQNVHMRPSREPVCNICKRVYSSLNSLRNHKSIYHRNVKNIKAEDIIAPHSFYL, encoded by the exons ATGGTAGACACTCAACATTTCTGTCTGCGTTGGAACAACTATCAGAGCAGCATAACATCTGCGTTCGAGAATTTAAGGGACGATGAGGATTTCGTGGACGTCACGCTAGCCTGTGACGGCAAAAGTCTGAAGGCCCATCGAGTGGTCCTTTCCGCGTGCAGTCCGTACTTCCGTGAACTACTCAAG TCGACCCCCTGCAAACACCCTGTGATAGTGCTGCAAGATGTGGCGTGGACCGACCTGCACGCCCTGGTGGAGTTCATCTATCACGGCGAGGTGAACGTGCACCAACGCTCCCTGTCCTCCTTCCTCAAGACGGCGGAAGTGCTCCGCGTCAGCGGCCTCACGCAACAAGCGGACGACCGCGATCAA TTGGCCCAAGTACAAAGTCTGGTACGATCTCACCAATCTACACCCACGACCAACCACCACCATCCGAGCTTCACGGAGAAGTTGGTGGAAGATGCGCTCTTCACGTCTCCCACATCGCCGCCCCACGGCGCCACCGTCAACCAGCTGTTGAGACGTGCCGCCATGCACAACCGGAGAGAGAGACGGATGTCGCTCGATCCCGAGTCGGAACAGAAGAGAGTACGTTCGGAACACATCATAG gcaacaacaacaataatgaATTGAACTTGTCGCATACACACCCGCCTCAAACGCAACCGGCCGACTTTTCGCCGAGCGCCATGAAGAACCATGCATTGAACGCACTCAACGCACTCAATCTCAATTCGAATATCAAAAATGAGGTGGAAGGCAACGGCATCAGCAGCACGGAACGCGAGAACTCGCCCTGCTCACCCTCGCCCATCCTTCATTCTCG TTGCAAGGAAGAAGATGCCGTGAAGAACGAACCGATGGAGCTTCTCTGCAGCACCAATCAGGACGAGAACAGTGTGGATAGCAGCGCGGACGCCGGAGGCGGCGGTGCCGCCGGGAACGGTCCGACAAACCTGCCGCAGGGTCCGCATTCTGGAGGCAGCTCGGCTGGCGACCACGACGATCACGACAGCCCCATGGGGCCGTACCTCACGCCGTCGGAGAGCAAGCTATTCGCGACGGCGGCCGGCGGCTTCAATTTCAGCATGGCGGCACTGGCTGCCGACCCATCGAGTCTCGGAG GTCTAAATCAATCTCTGCCAACCAACGACAGCTTAGCCGGCACATCGCAAG GCCTGGAAGACTTCCGCTGTCAGCCGTGCAACAAAAGCCTGTCGTCGCTGACGCGCCTCAAGCGGCACATTCAGAACGTGCACATGCGCCCCTCTAGGGAACCGGTGTGCAACATATGCAAGCGGGTCTATAGCAGCCTTAACTCGCTGAGGAACCACAAGAGCATTTATCACAGGAACGTTAAGAACATCAAGGCGGAGGACATCATTGCGCCGCACTCGTTCTATTTGTGA